From Streptomyces chrestomyceticus JCM 4735, one genomic window encodes:
- a CDS encoding AMP-binding protein, whose translation MPDTAHDFRTYVEENLDALGTDPGRVALVHQGRRVTAGEFRALVHRTARAMRGQGIDRGQTVTLLSGNLPETIAARYAANLIGCRVNHLYNKLSADVQATIVKDVETAALIVDPRFDDRAAELTALAPVATVLTLGPAKLGTDLLELAAAESDEPFPSLAQPDDICTIRHTGGTTGHPKGICTTYGQVRSFVADNDEDAGDAKVIWERPSDEEAARLLVCTTLAHAGGMMADVTLREGGLVVLHEDFEPGEVLATVERERITHLFLLPPLLYQLTDHPAAATTDTSSLRCLTYGGCQSSPARIADAIRRFGPVLVQFYGQNEAGGISVLPAEEHDPDNLERLRSAGRILPNVEVAVRDENGRDLPRGEHGEICIRSASIMQGYWKQPELTAEVLRDGWLHTGDIGFLDDEDYLTIVDRIKDMIVVVGGHVYTTELEDLLNTHPQVAQSAVFGVRDADRMEQVYAAVVPAAGESVDEDGLRTMVREARGAMYEPARIEFVDALPLTDAGKPDKKKLRELATTAA comes from the coding sequence ATGCCCGACACCGCGCACGACTTCCGCACCTACGTGGAGGAGAACCTCGACGCCCTGGGGACCGACCCCGGGCGCGTGGCGCTGGTGCACCAAGGGCGACGCGTCACCGCGGGTGAGTTCCGCGCCCTCGTCCACCGCACGGCCCGCGCGATGCGGGGTCAGGGCATCGACCGCGGTCAGACCGTCACGCTGCTCAGCGGCAACCTGCCCGAGACCATCGCCGCCCGCTACGCCGCCAACCTCATCGGCTGCCGGGTCAACCACCTCTACAACAAGCTCTCCGCCGACGTGCAGGCCACCATCGTCAAGGACGTGGAGACCGCCGCCCTGATCGTCGACCCGCGCTTCGACGACCGCGCCGCCGAGCTGACCGCGCTGGCGCCGGTGGCGACCGTACTGACCCTGGGCCCCGCGAAGTTGGGCACCGACCTGCTGGAACTGGCCGCCGCCGAGAGCGACGAACCCTTCCCGAGCCTCGCCCAGCCCGACGACATCTGCACCATCCGCCACACCGGCGGCACCACCGGCCACCCCAAGGGCATCTGCACCACCTACGGGCAGGTCCGTTCCTTCGTCGCCGACAACGACGAGGACGCCGGCGACGCCAAGGTGATCTGGGAGCGCCCCTCCGACGAGGAGGCGGCCCGCCTCCTGGTGTGCACCACCCTGGCGCACGCGGGCGGCATGATGGCCGACGTCACCCTGCGCGAGGGCGGCCTGGTCGTGCTCCACGAGGACTTCGAGCCCGGCGAGGTGCTCGCCACCGTCGAGCGGGAGCGCATCACCCACCTGTTCCTGCTGCCGCCGCTGCTCTACCAGCTCACCGACCACCCGGCCGCGGCCACCACCGACACCTCCAGCCTGCGCTGCCTGACCTACGGCGGCTGCCAGTCCTCGCCCGCCCGCATCGCCGACGCGATCCGGCGCTTCGGCCCGGTGCTGGTGCAGTTCTACGGCCAGAACGAGGCCGGCGGGATCAGCGTGCTGCCCGCCGAGGAGCACGACCCGGACAACCTGGAGCGGCTGCGGTCGGCCGGCCGCATCCTGCCCAACGTCGAGGTGGCGGTCCGCGACGAGAACGGCCGCGATCTGCCGCGCGGCGAGCACGGCGAGATATGCATCCGCTCGGCCAGCATCATGCAGGGCTACTGGAAGCAGCCGGAGCTGACCGCCGAGGTGCTCCGGGACGGCTGGCTGCACACCGGTGACATCGGTTTCCTGGACGACGAGGACTACCTGACCATCGTCGACCGGATCAAGGACATGATCGTCGTGGTGGGCGGCCATGTGTACACCACCGAGCTGGAGGACCTGCTCAACACCCACCCGCAGGTCGCGCAGAGCGCCGTCTTCGGCGTGCGCGACGCGGACCGGATGGAACAGGTGTACGCGGCCGTGGTGCCCGCCGCCGGTGAGAGCGTCGACGAGGACGGCCTGCGCACGATGGTGCGCGAGGCGCGCGGCGCGATGTACGAGCCGGCCCGGATCGAGTTCGTCGACGCCCTGCCGCTGACCGACGCCGGGAAGCCCGACAAGAAGAAGCTGCGCGAGCTGGCCACGACGGCCGCCTGA
- a CDS encoding NAD(P)-dependent alcohol dehydrogenase encodes MRIRAALVETPGGPFTLHEAELEEPRADEILVRTTAAGICHTDLAMRQVWPPGRLPMVFGHEGTGIVEAVGDAVTALVPGDTVCLTYRSCRACEQCSAGEPAYCEHSALLNAAGTRPDGSTPLSRTDGTPVHGSFFGQSAFASHCLTTESNTVKVPEDLPAALVAPLGCSVQTGVGTVRTVLRPAAGTTLAVFGAGSVGLSAVMAAVAADCPVVAVEPLAARRALAKELGATAVIDPAGDEVVPALRDLTGGGPHCAIDTTGRPAVVSQAVQALRRRGTLALVGIGTAEFDTLPVLTKGLTIRGVTEGDAVPAVAVPELIGLYRQGRLPLEKLVTEFRFADIEAAAEAALTGRVVKPVLTMD; translated from the coding sequence ATGCGCATACGAGCAGCACTGGTCGAAACGCCCGGCGGTCCCTTCACCCTGCACGAGGCCGAGCTGGAAGAGCCGAGGGCCGACGAGATCCTGGTACGGACGACCGCCGCCGGCATCTGCCACACCGACCTCGCCATGCGGCAGGTCTGGCCTCCCGGGCGGCTGCCCATGGTCTTCGGGCACGAGGGCACCGGGATCGTCGAGGCGGTGGGTGACGCGGTGACCGCCCTCGTCCCCGGAGACACCGTGTGCCTGACGTACCGGAGTTGCCGCGCCTGCGAACAGTGCTCGGCCGGAGAGCCCGCCTACTGCGAGCACTCCGCGCTCCTCAACGCCGCCGGCACCCGCCCGGACGGCAGCACCCCGCTCTCCCGTACGGACGGCACCCCGGTGCACGGCAGCTTCTTCGGCCAGTCCGCCTTCGCCTCCCACTGCCTCACCACGGAGAGCAACACCGTCAAGGTGCCCGAGGACCTTCCCGCGGCCCTCGTCGCTCCGCTGGGATGCAGCGTCCAGACCGGCGTCGGTACGGTCCGCACCGTGCTGCGTCCGGCGGCGGGCACCACCCTGGCCGTCTTCGGCGCCGGCAGCGTCGGCCTGAGCGCGGTCATGGCGGCCGTCGCCGCGGACTGCCCTGTCGTTGCCGTCGAACCCCTCGCCGCGCGCCGCGCGCTGGCCAAGGAACTGGGTGCCACGGCGGTCATCGACCCCGCCGGGGACGAGGTGGTGCCGGCGCTCCGTGACCTGACCGGCGGCGGACCGCACTGCGCCATCGACACGACCGGGCGGCCGGCCGTGGTGTCCCAAGCGGTCCAGGCCCTGCGCCGGCGCGGCACGCTCGCCCTGGTCGGTATCGGCACGGCGGAGTTCGACACTCTGCCGGTACTGACCAAGGGCCTCACGATCCGGGGGGTGACCGAAGGCGACGCGGTACCGGCGGTGGCCGTACCGGAACTGATCGGCCTCTACCGGCAGGGCAGGCTGCCGCTGGAGAAACTCGTCACCGAGTTCCGCTTCGCCGACATCGAGGCCGCCGCCGAGGCCGCGCTGACGGGGCGGGTCGTCAAGCCGGTCCTGACGATGGACTGA
- a CDS encoding aldehyde dehydrogenase family protein, producing the protein MPELFIGGQWTAAADGKVREIRCPADGTLVATVDEAGAADAAAAVTAARAAFDDGPWPHTPAAERGALLLRVAGLLERDKDTYARAESLDTGKRFVESQYDMDDIANCFRYFGSLVASGNDGRVVDTGQPEVDSRVVYEPVGVCSLITPWNYPLLQTAWKVAPAVGAGDTFVLKPSELTPHTAILLMRTLAEAGLPDGVANLVLGAGAAVGTPLTTDERVDLVSFTGGLVTGRSIMAAVAPTVKKIALELGGKNPNLVFADTDFDTAVDYALMAVFLHSGQVCSAGARLLVEDGLHDDFVDELVRRARAIRLGGPFDEDARSGPLISAQHRDKVEKYVAAGLAEGAVLRCGGARPDDAALRDGFYYLPTVLDECSPGMSVIRDESFGPVLTVERFRTEDEAVALANDTVYGLAAGVWTQSVERSHRVAARLRAGTVWINDFHPYVPQAEWGGMKQSGVGRELGPAGLGEYQEAKHVWRNTAPRPQRWFE; encoded by the coding sequence ATGCCGGAGCTGTTCATCGGGGGTCAGTGGACCGCCGCGGCCGACGGGAAGGTGCGCGAGATCCGCTGCCCGGCGGACGGCACGCTGGTCGCCACCGTCGACGAGGCGGGCGCGGCGGACGCGGCCGCCGCCGTCACCGCGGCCCGCGCGGCGTTCGACGACGGGCCGTGGCCGCACACCCCGGCCGCGGAGCGCGGGGCGCTGCTGCTGCGGGTGGCCGGTCTGCTGGAGCGCGACAAGGACACGTACGCGCGTGCCGAGTCGCTGGACACCGGCAAGCGGTTCGTGGAGAGCCAGTACGACATGGACGACATCGCGAACTGCTTCCGCTACTTCGGCAGCCTGGTCGCCTCCGGCAACGACGGCCGGGTGGTGGACACCGGGCAGCCGGAGGTCGACAGCCGGGTGGTGTACGAGCCGGTCGGCGTCTGCTCCCTGATCACGCCGTGGAACTACCCGCTGCTGCAGACCGCCTGGAAGGTGGCCCCGGCCGTCGGCGCGGGCGACACCTTCGTCCTCAAGCCCAGTGAGCTGACCCCGCACACCGCGATCCTGCTGATGCGGACGCTGGCCGAGGCCGGGCTGCCGGACGGGGTGGCCAACCTGGTGCTGGGCGCCGGCGCCGCCGTCGGCACACCGCTGACCACCGACGAGCGGGTGGACCTGGTGTCCTTCACCGGGGGCCTGGTGACCGGTCGGAGCATCATGGCCGCCGTCGCGCCCACCGTGAAGAAGATCGCGCTGGAGCTGGGCGGCAAGAACCCCAACCTCGTCTTCGCCGACACCGACTTCGACACGGCCGTCGACTACGCGCTGATGGCGGTGTTCCTGCACTCCGGGCAGGTCTGCTCGGCCGGCGCGCGGCTGCTGGTCGAGGACGGGCTGCACGACGACTTCGTGGACGAGCTGGTGCGCCGGGCCCGCGCGATCCGGCTGGGCGGGCCGTTCGACGAGGACGCCCGCAGCGGGCCGCTGATCTCCGCGCAGCACCGCGACAAGGTGGAGAAGTACGTGGCGGCGGGCCTGGCCGAGGGGGCGGTGCTGCGCTGCGGCGGCGCGCGCCCCGACGACGCGGCGCTGCGGGACGGCTTCTACTACCTGCCGACGGTGCTGGACGAGTGCTCCCCCGGCATGTCGGTGATCCGCGACGAATCGTTCGGCCCGGTGCTGACCGTGGAGCGGTTCCGTACCGAGGACGAGGCCGTGGCGCTGGCCAACGACACCGTCTACGGGCTGGCCGCGGGCGTGTGGACGCAGAGCGTGGAGCGGTCGCACCGGGTGGCCGCCCGGCTGCGGGCCGGCACCGTGTGGATCAACGACTTCCACCCGTACGTACCGCAGGCCGAGTGGGGCGGCATGAAGCAGTCCGGCGTCGGGCGGGAGCTGGGCCCGGCCGGGCTCGGGGAGTACCAGGAGGCCAAGCACGTCTGGCGCAACACCGCGCCCCGGCCGCAGCGGTGGTTCGAGTGA
- a CDS encoding putative quinol monooxygenase, which yields MPVVVATVRTKPGELETALDVFRSHAPAVHEEDGCLLYAVHAGEDRVVVVENWADGAALDAHSRGAALAGIAAGVSGLLAAPMDVAVLDAVPMGDPGKSTL from the coding sequence ATGCCCGTCGTTGTCGCCACGGTCAGGACGAAGCCCGGGGAGCTGGAGACGGCGCTCGACGTCTTCCGCTCGCACGCGCCCGCCGTCCACGAGGAGGACGGCTGTCTGCTGTACGCGGTCCACGCGGGCGAGGACCGGGTGGTGGTCGTGGAGAACTGGGCGGACGGCGCCGCGCTGGACGCCCACTCCCGGGGTGCCGCGCTCGCCGGGATCGCCGCCGGGGTGAGCGGCCTGCTCGCCGCGCCGATGGACGTCGCCGTCCTGGACGCCGTCCCGATGGGCGACCCGGGCAAATCCACGCTTTAG
- a CDS encoding 3-hydroxyanthranilate 3,4-dioxygenase, producing MAKLPELTYGRPFNFQRWLDDHRDLLEPPVGNAQLWEESGLMVTVVGGPNQRTDFHDDPIEEFFHQIRGSMVLRIMEEEGRPPRDVRIDEGDVFLLPPHVRHSPQRPEPGSVGMVVEYARPAGQLDGFEWYCTVCHRLVRRFELQLGSVVRDLPPVFERFYGSDRRCPHCGAVHPGREWPAELRPRTRAAT from the coding sequence ATGGCGAAGCTGCCGGAACTGACGTACGGCCGCCCCTTCAACTTCCAGCGGTGGCTGGACGACCACCGTGACCTGCTGGAACCGCCGGTGGGCAACGCCCAGTTGTGGGAGGAGTCCGGGCTGATGGTCACCGTCGTCGGCGGGCCCAACCAGCGCACCGACTTCCACGACGACCCGATCGAGGAGTTCTTCCACCAGATACGCGGCAGCATGGTGCTGCGGATCATGGAGGAGGAGGGCCGTCCGCCGCGGGACGTCCGGATCGACGAGGGGGACGTCTTCCTGCTGCCGCCGCACGTACGGCACTCCCCGCAGCGGCCCGAGCCGGGCAGTGTCGGCATGGTCGTCGAGTACGCCCGGCCGGCCGGGCAACTGGACGGCTTCGAGTGGTACTGCACGGTCTGCCACCGGCTGGTCCGCCGCTTCGAACTCCAACTGGGGTCCGTCGTCCGCGATCTGCCGCCGGTCTTCGAGCGGTTCTACGGAAGTGACCGCCGCTGCCCCCACTGCGGCGCCGTCCACCCGGGCCGGGAGTGGCCGGCCGAGCTGCGCCCCCGCACGCGCGCCGCCACCTGA
- a CDS encoding polymorphic toxin-type HINT domain-containing protein, with the protein MGRARRSFSGVVLSVALAAGLLGAAPASAQDDPEDFPLAPDRALAVSAWRLGGSGIRQAAEQALVGTDDDIRKFLDEAPAIQYDDDYIDASRIFNTGGPAVREATKTALRGTPGELREYLRGGWQKPLEQDREVEASRVINFGGPGVKEAGKAALKAGPDAVAAFLETGQYEAKKTDNEVEVSQLINSGGTNMKAAGKVALKGTADDITEFLEVGQYVARNRDQEHATIAQLTEQAKQAGLQAEAATKKSEAASARAVAASELAKEAAAKAAQETEAARKDSQRAAYKAQQAAASARAAAAAARQAIGAANAANRAARTAALAAAQTANAAAAAANAANDAYKAAIAAAGDASKADTAKKAAITARDAAALTRTSAEAARRAGEASRAAGNAASASRSAGANANAAASSAEEANRHAEAAGVHSAEARNAAAEARRHANAANRAADNAEALARRSAQQAFAARDAANSAAAHADKAAAAADLAAKYAGQSADAAADARKWADAAKVAADTATTAVETAKKVHQVALDVEAEELASRSAADLERARAEKDQANQLTSASATVARDARALDTTAEALAAKAAEPDVDVAATAAAGRRLALDALKLRGSWQQQAAATALGGTDADVLEYLRTGWKKASLEEARDKVLQLSVVSPYPSIRQGAAEALKGTPEQAADFYTTGQYAVGKTDLTVAVSKVNNFGGPGVKEASKAALADGSGKALATFLEVHQYSARRSDEEVLASKLVGSADTGDEVKAAAKTALAGTPQELHEFIQVGQYMAARKDDLGSHHRAQVERLLAEGEIIAATAQANRWRAAEAAAVARKASDEAAAAAGEAKKSAAAAKGYAADAKRSADAADVSAGRAKDSAVTARKAATAADRDADDAEASAAQAEFSATYARESARRADDAATQARASAIAAGKSKDEADKAASQAWSEVKRKREAEIAEAKRLAEALRKEQAEAAKKKKTPCIIPYNRDTVPPCVTQHDKYEVIFSRPDPELVKLIGKVAWEVSGAADIERCIKEPSWGGCAMAAAGVIPVGKVKLLGKAAEGVEDVAKGTRFGRAVPPCLRKPGKHSFPAGTRVLTGDGTTRPIEDIRTGDTVLATDPGSGVTGARRVDATIYTPDDREFTDITLDRNSGGGSLTTTDSHPFWTENGKKWKDAAELTPADVLRTPDGGTAQIAGIRHWTGLAPAYNLTVAGLHTYYVLVGTAPVLVHNEEMCGINNFANDAYLYHVIETEQGPMEMMAGVSISGLEVTLSDIAVYGQGKMSRGSLGREGTALMLKEIRRNLLPSLRKQGYGGGTLRIAGVRVSGPVGHRPDLKFKIPEE; encoded by the coding sequence GTGGGAAGGGCGCGACGAAGCTTCAGCGGCGTCGTACTGTCCGTCGCGCTGGCGGCGGGCCTGCTGGGGGCAGCGCCCGCGTCCGCCCAGGACGACCCTGAGGACTTTCCGCTCGCCCCCGACAGGGCCCTGGCCGTATCCGCTTGGAGACTCGGCGGTTCGGGCATCCGCCAGGCGGCCGAGCAGGCGCTCGTGGGCACGGACGACGACATCCGCAAGTTCCTCGACGAAGCACCCGCGATCCAGTACGACGACGACTACATCGATGCCAGCCGCATCTTCAACACCGGTGGCCCGGCCGTACGCGAAGCGACGAAGACGGCGTTGCGGGGCACCCCTGGAGAACTGCGCGAGTATCTGCGCGGCGGCTGGCAGAAACCGCTGGAGCAAGATCGCGAGGTCGAAGCCTCCCGCGTCATCAATTTCGGTGGCCCAGGGGTCAAGGAAGCAGGCAAGGCCGCACTCAAGGCCGGGCCCGATGCCGTCGCCGCGTTCCTGGAGACCGGCCAGTACGAAGCGAAGAAGACCGACAACGAGGTCGAGGTCTCCCAGCTGATCAACTCCGGCGGCACGAACATGAAGGCCGCCGGGAAGGTCGCGCTGAAGGGCACTGCGGACGACATCACCGAGTTCCTGGAGGTCGGGCAGTACGTCGCCCGCAATCGCGATCAAGAGCACGCCACAATCGCGCAGCTGACCGAGCAGGCCAAGCAGGCCGGTCTTCAGGCCGAAGCCGCCACCAAGAAGTCCGAGGCAGCCTCCGCGCGCGCGGTCGCCGCCTCGGAACTGGCGAAGGAAGCTGCCGCGAAGGCCGCCCAGGAGACCGAAGCAGCCCGCAAGGACTCCCAGCGCGCCGCCTACAAGGCACAGCAGGCCGCCGCCTCCGCGCGAGCCGCGGCAGCCGCTGCCCGACAGGCAATCGGAGCCGCCAACGCCGCGAACCGGGCTGCCCGCACCGCCGCGCTCGCCGCGGCGCAGACCGCGAACGCCGCCGCGGCGGCAGCGAACGCGGCCAACGACGCCTACAAGGCGGCGATCGCCGCAGCAGGGGACGCGAGCAAGGCGGACACCGCCAAGAAGGCGGCGATCACCGCCCGTGACGCGGCAGCCCTCACCCGGACCTCTGCCGAGGCCGCTCGACGGGCCGGTGAGGCGTCCCGGGCCGCCGGCAACGCCGCGAGCGCCTCACGCAGCGCCGGCGCGAACGCGAACGCCGCCGCCTCCTCGGCCGAGGAGGCCAACCGGCACGCCGAGGCCGCCGGTGTCCATTCCGCCGAGGCACGTAACGCGGCGGCCGAGGCCCGCAGGCATGCCAACGCCGCGAATCGCGCCGCCGACAACGCCGAAGCCCTGGCGCGGCGTTCGGCGCAGCAGGCGTTCGCGGCCCGTGACGCGGCGAATTCCGCGGCCGCGCACGCCGACAAGGCCGCTGCCGCCGCTGACCTCGCCGCGAAGTACGCCGGTCAGAGCGCGGACGCCGCCGCCGACGCCCGCAAGTGGGCCGATGCCGCCAAGGTGGCCGCCGACACCGCCACCACCGCCGTCGAAACGGCGAAGAAGGTCCACCAGGTCGCCCTCGACGTCGAGGCCGAGGAACTCGCCTCCCGCAGCGCGGCCGACCTGGAGCGTGCCCGTGCCGAGAAGGACCAGGCGAACCAGCTGACCTCCGCGTCCGCGACCGTGGCCAGGGACGCGCGCGCCCTCGATACCACCGCCGAGGCGCTGGCCGCCAAGGCGGCCGAGCCGGATGTGGACGTCGCCGCCACCGCCGCTGCGGGGCGCAGGTTGGCCCTGGACGCCCTCAAGCTCCGCGGTTCCTGGCAGCAGCAGGCCGCTGCCACCGCGCTCGGAGGTACGGACGCCGACGTGCTGGAATATCTCCGCACCGGCTGGAAGAAGGCGAGCCTGGAAGAGGCCCGTGACAAGGTTCTGCAGCTCAGCGTGGTGAGCCCGTACCCCTCGATCCGGCAGGGCGCCGCCGAGGCGCTCAAGGGCACCCCTGAGCAAGCAGCCGATTTCTACACCACCGGTCAGTACGCCGTCGGCAAGACCGACCTGACCGTCGCTGTCTCCAAGGTCAACAACTTCGGCGGCCCCGGCGTCAAGGAGGCGTCCAAGGCGGCCCTGGCCGACGGGTCCGGCAAGGCGCTGGCCACCTTCCTGGAGGTGCACCAGTACTCCGCACGCCGCTCCGACGAAGAGGTCCTCGCCTCCAAGCTCGTCGGCAGCGCCGACACCGGCGACGAAGTCAAGGCCGCTGCCAAGACGGCCCTGGCCGGCACCCCGCAGGAGCTGCACGAGTTCATCCAGGTCGGCCAGTACATGGCCGCCCGCAAGGACGACCTCGGCAGCCACCACCGCGCCCAGGTCGAACGGCTCCTGGCCGAAGGTGAGATCATCGCTGCCACAGCCCAGGCCAACCGCTGGCGCGCCGCCGAAGCCGCCGCCGTGGCACGTAAGGCGTCGGACGAAGCGGCCGCCGCGGCAGGCGAGGCCAAGAAGTCCGCCGCCGCGGCCAAGGGCTACGCAGCCGACGCCAAGAGGTCCGCCGACGCGGCCGACGTCAGTGCGGGCCGGGCGAAGGATTCCGCGGTCACCGCGCGCAAGGCGGCGACCGCCGCCGACCGTGACGCCGACGACGCCGAGGCGTCCGCCGCGCAGGCCGAGTTCTCCGCCACGTACGCCCGCGAGTCCGCCAGGAGGGCCGACGACGCCGCCACACAGGCCCGCGCCTCCGCGATCGCGGCCGGCAAGAGCAAGGACGAGGCCGACAAGGCCGCGAGCCAAGCCTGGAGCGAGGTCAAGCGCAAGCGTGAGGCAGAGATCGCCGAGGCCAAGCGGCTGGCCGAGGCTCTGCGGAAGGAGCAGGCCGAGGCCGCCAAGAAAAAGAAGACGCCCTGCATCATCCCGTACAACCGCGACACCGTGCCGCCGTGCGTGACGCAGCACGACAAGTACGAGGTCATCTTCTCCCGGCCCGACCCGGAACTCGTCAAGCTCATCGGCAAGGTCGCCTGGGAGGTCTCGGGCGCCGCCGACATCGAGAGGTGCATCAAGGAACCCAGCTGGGGCGGCTGCGCCATGGCTGCCGCGGGCGTGATTCCCGTGGGCAAGGTCAAGCTGCTCGGCAAGGCCGCCGAAGGCGTCGAAGACGTCGCCAAGGGAACACGGTTCGGCCGGGCGGTGCCCCCGTGTCTGAGGAAACCGGGCAAGCACAGCTTCCCGGCCGGTACCCGGGTCCTGACGGGCGACGGGACCACCCGGCCGATCGAGGACATCAGGACCGGCGACACGGTCCTGGCCACCGACCCCGGGAGCGGGGTCACCGGCGCACGCCGTGTCGACGCCACGATCTACACCCCCGACGACCGCGAGTTCACCGACATCACTCTCGACAGGAACAGCGGCGGCGGTTCCCTCACGACGACGGACAGCCACCCTTTCTGGACCGAGAACGGCAAGAAGTGGAAGGACGCGGCCGAGCTCACTCCGGCCGATGTCCTGCGCACCCCTGACGGCGGCACCGCGCAGATCGCCGGTATCCGTCACTGGACCGGGCTGGCCCCTGCCTACAACCTCACCGTCGCCGGTCTGCACACGTACTACGTCCTCGTCGGCACCGCCCCGGTGCTGGTGCACAACGAGGAAATGTGCGGGATCAACAATTTCGCCAACGACGCCTACCTCTACCACGTCATCGAAACCGAGCAGGGCCCGATGGAAATGATGGCGGGGGTGAGTATTTCCGGCCTGGAGGTCACCCTGTCGGACATCGCCGTGTACGGGCAGGGCAAAATGAGCCGTGGCTCCCTCGGCAGGGAGGGCACCGCACTCATGCTGAAGGAGATCCGCCGGAACCTTCTGCCGTCTCTGCGTAAGCAGGGCTACGGTGGGGGCACATTGCGGATCGCGGGCGTCCGGGTGTCCGGGCCGGTCGGCCACCGGCCCGACCTGAAGTTCAAGATCCCCGAGGAATGA
- a CDS encoding APC family permease, translating to MSGPAADGGAAHTGKPADEKPKADDTDAATDTPDDDESLAELGYKPELKRTLGNFHTFAAGISYISILTGTFQLFYFGVSHGGPAYWWSWPMVFCGQLMVALCFCELAARYPVAGSVYNWSKQLGGPHVGWLGGWMMMTATMVSLAAVALAYQVTLPQISSFFQFVGDGSGRTDHAANAVLLGAVLVLFTTLVNAFGVKLMAQINSAGVAIELIAALALIVLLAAHITRPPSALTETYGLGEGQSLGYLGAFLTACLASAYVMYGFDTASSLGEESKDPGRNAPRAILRALFASFLIGGLILLFALLATPDLHAKELSVDGLQYVVLSTLGSTMGQIMLWCVVIAITVCALAVHTAGIRLAFAMARDTNLPASSLLARVSPRFQTPVAPAVIIGCIAVCILLINVNQPQIFSVITSIAIIMIYVAYLMVTVPLLVRRLRGQWQPAEGKFSLGKFGLPVNILAVLWGTAMATNLAWPRPEVYNATGPQHWYLRWGAILFVGIVAAGGFTYYWFVQRKRTCVLAGHAAETPEDTADRTTSDDEADDPEDPAATSSS from the coding sequence GTGAGCGGCCCCGCGGCGGACGGCGGCGCCGCGCACACCGGAAAACCGGCCGACGAGAAGCCGAAGGCCGACGACACCGACGCCGCCACCGACACCCCTGACGACGACGAATCGCTCGCGGAACTCGGCTACAAGCCCGAACTGAAACGCACCCTCGGCAACTTCCACACCTTCGCCGCCGGCATCAGCTACATCTCCATCCTCACCGGCACCTTCCAGCTCTTCTACTTCGGTGTCAGCCACGGCGGGCCCGCCTACTGGTGGTCCTGGCCGATGGTCTTCTGCGGCCAGCTCATGGTGGCCCTGTGCTTCTGCGAGCTGGCCGCCCGCTACCCGGTGGCCGGCTCGGTCTACAACTGGTCCAAGCAACTGGGCGGGCCGCACGTGGGCTGGCTCGGCGGCTGGATGATGATGACCGCGACCATGGTGTCGCTGGCCGCCGTGGCGCTCGCCTACCAGGTCACGCTGCCGCAGATCTCCTCGTTCTTCCAGTTCGTCGGCGACGGCAGCGGACGGACCGACCACGCCGCCAACGCGGTGCTCCTCGGCGCCGTCCTCGTCCTGTTCACGACGCTCGTCAACGCCTTCGGCGTCAAGCTGATGGCCCAGATCAACTCCGCCGGTGTGGCCATCGAGCTGATCGCCGCGCTGGCCCTGATCGTGCTGCTGGCCGCGCACATCACCCGCCCGCCGAGCGCGCTGACCGAGACGTACGGGCTGGGGGAAGGCCAGTCGCTGGGCTACCTCGGCGCGTTCCTCACCGCGTGCCTCGCCTCCGCCTACGTCATGTACGGGTTCGACACGGCGTCGTCCCTCGGCGAGGAGTCCAAGGACCCCGGCCGCAACGCGCCGCGCGCGATCCTGCGGGCCCTGTTCGCCTCGTTCCTCATCGGCGGGCTGATCCTGCTGTTCGCCCTGCTGGCCACCCCGGACCTGCACGCCAAGGAGCTGTCCGTGGACGGGCTCCAGTACGTCGTACTCAGCACCCTCGGCTCGACCATGGGCCAGATCATGCTGTGGTGCGTGGTCATCGCGATCACGGTGTGCGCGCTGGCCGTGCACACCGCCGGCATCCGGCTGGCGTTCGCCATGGCCCGGGACACCAACCTTCCGGCCTCCTCACTGCTCGCCCGGGTCAGCCCGCGCTTCCAGACGCCGGTGGCGCCCGCGGTGATCATCGGGTGCATCGCGGTCTGCATCCTGCTGATCAATGTGAACCAGCCGCAGATCTTCTCGGTGATCACCAGCATCGCGATCATCATGATCTACGTCGCCTACCTGATGGTGACCGTGCCGCTGCTGGTCCGACGGCTGCGCGGCCAGTGGCAACCGGCCGAGGGCAAGTTCTCGCTGGGCAAGTTCGGCCTGCCCGTCAACATCCTCGCCGTACTGTGGGGCACCGCGATGGCCACCAACCTCGCCTGGCCCCGCCCCGAGGTCTACAACGCGACCGGCCCGCAGCACTGGTACCTGCGCTGGGGCGCGATCCTCTTCGTCGGCATCGTCGCCGCCGGCGGCTTCACGTACTACTGGTTCGTCCAGCGCAAACGCACCTGCGTCCTGGCCGGCCACGCCGCCGAGACTCCGGAGGACACGGCGGACCGGACCACCTCGGACGACGAAGCGGACGACCCCGAGGACCCGGCCGCCACGTCGTCGTCCTGA